In Candidatus Zixiibacteriota bacterium, the genomic window AAAAGGTACACCAGACTCATGACAGATGAGACTACAAATCCCGATTTAAGACCAACGAGAAACAATATCTTACGAGAAATTAGCCGTGTTTCCAGAGAAGCTAGTGAGCGTGACGCTATTCTGATTTATTTTTCAGGTCACGGCGCAGAAAAAAGTGGTCAAAGCTTCTTAGTACCTACAGACGCTCTATATGAAATCATAGTAGATACAGCAATTCCTCTGGAAAACGTAAAAAAGATACTTCTTCGCTCTAAAGCCAGATTCAAGATACTGGTCATGGATTCTTGCCACGTAGGTGCTCGGTTTGGAGAAAAAGGCGATGGTCTCATTACGGAGGAGTTCTTGAAATCTTTAGAGGTAGAGGCTGAAGGATGGGCAATATTTTCATCTAGCCGGAAGGGAGAAGTCTCATGGGAGTGGGAAGAGAAGGGACATAGCGTATTTACTTATCACTTAATTGAAGCACTTAAAGGCGAGGCTGATTACGATAATGACGGAATAATCTCGATTTACGATGCAGGCAAATACGTGTCGGGAAAAGTGAAGGAATGGGCAGAAAAAAATAATCAAGAACAGAACCCCATCTTGTCAATAACCACAAGGGATAAAGTTGACATTGAACTGGTGCGGTTACCTGAGAAGCAACGAGAGGTTCAAGCGATTGAACAATTACCGTTAGTGGAGCAAATAAAAGAGGCCCATGGAGCATTTAAGATTTTTCCTTTAACCCCGAGTAAACTCAGGTCGTATGACGATATTAAGGAAAAGGAAAATATAGACAGTCTTCTCGAAATACAATTAGTCCCATTTGGGTCTCATGTTGATGTTCCGCCATTTTATCGTTATCATAGAAATATGCTCTATCATTTACGATTTTATTTTCCCAAACACAACACTAAAGGCTCCAAATTTGAATATCTAATTATCATGTTTAACGGACTCGCAGAGGCAACGCCGGGGATTTACGATGATCTCGGCTTAGAATTTGCGAAAAATGGTATTCCATCCGTTTTATTTCCTTTAACCAATCACTTTTATCGCCGCACGGATTTTCGGTGTGATGTAAATGATATTTTTACTGCTAATAATAAACAAGACTCCATATTAACTACACAAGATACTATTATTGACTTAGCTAATCATCCGGAGAGAATAATTCATGGCTATATCCAAATGATGAGTGATGTGGATAGATTTTGGAATAGCACCTGGGATGAAGGCGTTTACCCGGATTTCCATGAGTTTTATAACGAGCATTTTGATAACAACACAAAAATCTGCTTGTTAGGCTATTCTTTAGGAGGTATTTTAACTTTAGCACTCCTGCTTAAAGATCCTGAAAGATACCATTCTATTTATCTTTTGGAATCAGGTGCAAATTTCTCTGACATTAACGCTGGAGTGCTTTTTGTTAGAAACGAAACAATAACGAAAATGATTTGGAAAAGGTACGTGGTCGACCCAGTCGCAAGTGGGCAGAAAAGGATTGAGGACGTTAAACCTTACCTAGTTTTCAAGTATGATAACAAAGAGATGAAAGAAGCTTGGGAAAAGATGGTGGAAAGAGTAAATTCCGGTGAGTGTATAGCAGAGATGGAAAAAGAAGACCCCTTTTTCTTTCAACGCTTTGTAAGGCGGTCAGAGGAGGCTGATGGAATTTGGGATGGGGTGGTGTTGGATATTAACGAGAGTTTTAAACAGATCCAAATGACACAAAAAGAAAGGGATATATTTGAAAAAATAGTTATAGGTAATTATAAGTCTTTATATAAAGAGGAGCTTAGTAAGCTTTGTAATAAGATCCTCATATTCTTAGGAGGGATTGATACCGTTTT contains:
- a CDS encoding caspase family protein, which produces MSNRPSIPEEIKRKILLECGHRCAVDGTPLPLELAHIIPWRKSKQHKPEDLICLCANCHERADSEGWSEKVLREYKLKPWVHRHPNPGPTLRIELTIEVEHLDENSWRSLMDRIANYLEITPGAIRISSIEKSNSVKITIELPTESAEKLLSAYSRKDPKLLEYIPSLVLVNLYREKIVREYYPIEKKWAILIGINKYFGTGFTALRYAVPDVVAIYELLTKASYDKRYTRLMTDETTNPDLRPTRNNILREISRVSREASERDAILIYFSGHGAEKSGQSFLVPTDALYEIIVDTAIPLENVKKILLRSKARFKILVMDSCHVGARFGEKGDGLITEEFLKSLEVEAEGWAIFSSSRKGEVSWEWEEKGHSVFTYHLIEALKGEADYDNDGIISIYDAGKYVSGKVKEWAEKNNQEQNPILSITTRDKVDIELVRLPEKQREVQAIEQLPLVEQIKEAHGAFKIFPLTPSKLRSYDDIKEKENIDSLLEIQLVPFGSHVDVPPFYRYHRNMLYHLRFYFPKHNTKGSKFEYLIIMFNGLAEATPGIYDDLGLEFAKNGIPSVLFPLTNHFYRRTDFRCDVNDIFTANNKQDSILTTQDTIIDLANHPERIIHGYIQMMSDVDRFWNSTWDEGVYPDFHEFYNEHFDNNTKICLLGYSLGGILTLALLLKDPERYHSIYLLESGANFSDINAGVLFVRNETITKMIWKRYVVDPVASGQKRIEDVKPYLVFKYDNKEMKEAWEKMVERVNSGECIAEMEKEDPFFFQRFVRRSEEADGIWDGVVLDINESFKQIQMTQKERDIFEKIVIGNYKSLYKEELSKLCNKILIFLGGIDTVFTMSAIQSFAPEKTNLAIVQLPGLGHWLKFSSRRQWLIWKELITKTIINFSKVSTLEYTE